GAGATTTGGATACCGCCGTATTCATACTCTCTTGCAGCGTGAAGGATTTAAGATAAATCATAAACGGGTATATCGGCTCTACAGGGAAGAGAGTCTCACAATACGTAAGAGAAAAAGAAAGCGATATTCCAAGCATCGTGGAGAGAGCGTATCTGTTCCTCAAGCTCCTCAAGAACTGTGGAGTATGGATTTTGTCCATGATGCCTTGGCTGATGGCAGGAAAATTAGAACACTAACTA
This portion of the Chitinivibrio alkaliphilus ACht1 genome encodes:
- a CDS encoding IS3 family transposase → MSVVRCCRLFHISPSSYYYQAKSSDDLQLRQKMKEIAFKRRRFGYRRIHTLLQREGFKINHKRVYRLYREESLTIRKRKRKRYSKHRGESVSVPQAPQELWSMDFVHDALADGRKIRTLT